In the Pyrolobus fumarii 1A genome, one interval contains:
- a CDS encoding PIN domain-containing protein gives MPIAVSCRGFLGVAPPTRGMPSEELVTSEFNLLELAYALTRDYGREKAVKILRIVRAFVTVVQATDEDYVEASALRIELKKRGKNLSLIDALGYVLARRLRIPFLTGDREFKDLDGVEYVK, from the coding sequence ATGCCGATAGCTGTGTCCTGTCGAGGATTCTTAGGGGTAGCCCCGCCTACGAGAGGTATGCCCAGCGAGGAGCTTGTCACTAGCGAATTCAACTTATTGGAGCTTGCATACGCGTTGACCAGAGACTATGGTAGAGAGAAAGCGGTTAAGATACTGAGGATAGTACGGGCCTTTGTAACCGTTGTTCAAGCCACAGATGAAGATTATGTTGAAGCCTCTGCACTACGCATAGAGTTAAAGAAACGGGGCAAGAACCTCTCCCTGATAGACGCCCTAGGCTATGTGCTTGCAAGACGCCTTAGGATACCATTCCTAACGGGTGATCGTGAATTCAAAGATCTGGATGGAGTAGAATATGTTAAATGA
- the hxlB gene encoding 6-phospho-3-hexuloisomerase: MVEYVFKTMRQIVDFVTKAMELIKREQVERMIEILVETYKSNGRSKILVMGAGRSGLVGRAFAMRLHHLGYNVYVLGDTIVPRIGERDVVIAISGSGSTKLIVTAAEAAKKVGAKVIAITSYPDSPLGRLADVVVEIPGRTKTKREEEDYFARQILGIHEPLAPLGTLFEDTAMIFLDGVAVELMHRLGKTEEDLRAMHANIEL; this comes from the coding sequence ATGGTCGAGTACGTCTTCAAAACCATGCGTCAAATCGTAGACTTCGTGACCAAGGCAATGGAGTTGATTAAGCGCGAGCAGGTAGAGCGCATGATAGAGATACTTGTCGAGACTTACAAGTCTAATGGTCGCTCCAAGATACTAGTCATGGGTGCCGGTAGGAGCGGGCTTGTTGGCCGCGCCTTTGCCATGAGGCTCCACCACTTAGGCTACAACGTGTACGTGCTCGGAGACACTATTGTGCCACGTATAGGCGAGCGGGACGTCGTTATAGCCATCTCCGGATCAGGCTCGACTAAGCTAATAGTCACGGCTGCCGAGGCCGCAAAGAAAGTCGGTGCAAAGGTAATCGCGATTACAAGCTATCCTGATAGTCCACTCGGTAGGCTAGCGGATGTTGTTGTAGAGATACCGGGCAGGACTAAAACAAAGCGTGAGGAGGAAGACTACTTCGCGAGGCAGATCCTGGGTATACACGAGCCGTTGGCGCCCCTCGGCACGCTCTTCGAGGACACTGCTATGATATTCCTGGATGGTGTCGCCGTCGAGTTGATGCACCGTCTCGGTAAGACCGAGGAAGACTTGCGCGCAATGCATGCAAACATCGAGTTGTAG
- a CDS encoding Mov34/MPN/PAD-1 family protein has protein sequence MQKLDRVNRILLCRDAARRLQALACTCGVEVGGFILGYIDGDSGVSMCYQLGCNVAEHPRIEFLVDPVTTLKVSELADEKGLEVIAVIHTHPSGHAVPSARDASGMAVWRVVWVIASCMGELRAWMLERGGPIREVEVVVEGRDCGPCIDGEVCHSNPCYHLAV, from the coding sequence TTGCAGAAGCTTGATCGTGTAAACCGTATACTCCTCTGCAGGGATGCCGCGAGAAGGCTGCAAGCTCTGGCATGCACGTGTGGAGTGGAGGTCGGGGGCTTTATCCTCGGCTATATCGATGGTGATAGCGGCGTATCTATGTGTTATCAGCTTGGGTGTAACGTGGCCGAGCATCCGCGGATAGAGTTCCTGGTAGACCCCGTGACTACGCTGAAGGTCTCCGAGCTGGCAGACGAAAAGGGGCTGGAGGTTATCGCCGTTATACATACGCATCCATCCGGCCATGCTGTGCCGAGTGCTCGCGACGCTAGCGGCATGGCTGTCTGGAGGGTTGTGTGGGTGATAGCCTCGTGTATGGGAGAGCTACGCGCGTGGATGTTAGAGCGTGGAGGGCCGATTCGCGAGGTAGAGGTTGTAGTTGAGGGGCGCGACTGCGGGCCTTGCATCGATGGGGAGGTGTGCCACTCTAACCCGTGTTACCACTTGGCTGTGTAG
- the spt4 gene encoding transcription elongation factor subunit Spt4, with amino-acid sequence MSAATRRTKRAPFRACRSCHALVPKEVDRCPYCGSTDLTEEWAGVAIILDTEKSVLIKYMPVRVEKPGRYAIRVY; translated from the coding sequence GTGTCCGCCGCAACTAGAAGGACTAAAAGAGCGCCCTTCAGGGCGTGCAGGTCGTGCCATGCGCTAGTACCCAAAGAGGTTGACCGATGTCCCTACTGCGGCTCCACAGACCTAACGGAGGAGTGGGCGGGAGTCGCGATAATACTAGATACGGAGAAGAGCGTACTCATCAAGTACATGCCGGTTCGCGTTGAGAAACCGGGGCGATACGCAATCCGTGTCTACTGA
- a CDS encoding molybdenum cofactor biosynthesis protein yields the protein MRVRLRLVAMFRDMAGVDELTLEVERDSVSVGMVVEEARRRLPGLARALQVLEEHGLKPLVVVNGSPASMDHVVSDGDEVVLLPPAAGGVVEAGLIEQELDLNEVVSRLAREASKKGSGALVVFVGFVKGVVDGNEVHELVYEAYEPLASRTLREIAEKHSKREGVTDVIVYHRVGRLKPGDTTIYILVAARDRKTAFETARSILEEVKHQAPIFKLERRADGDYWVMGDGVRVRREHGEVR from the coding sequence GTGAGAGTCCGGCTCCGTCTCGTAGCCATGTTTAGGGACATGGCGGGCGTCGATGAGCTGACACTAGAGGTTGAGAGGGACAGCGTCAGCGTGGGTATGGTTGTCGAGGAGGCTAGGAGGCGGTTGCCTGGCTTGGCAAGAGCACTCCAAGTGCTAGAGGAGCACGGGTTGAAGCCCCTCGTGGTGGTGAATGGGAGCCCCGCTAGCATGGACCATGTGGTGAGCGACGGGGATGAGGTTGTGCTCTTGCCGCCTGCGGCCGGCGGGGTTGTAGAGGCCGGCCTCATAGAGCAGGAGCTCGACTTGAACGAGGTTGTCTCTAGGCTTGCGAGGGAAGCGTCCAAGAAGGGTAGTGGAGCGCTAGTGGTCTTCGTAGGGTTCGTCAAGGGTGTTGTGGATGGCAATGAGGTGCACGAGCTTGTGTACGAGGCTTACGAGCCTCTAGCGTCCAGGACGCTACGCGAGATTGCAGAGAAGCACTCCAAGAGGGAAGGCGTCACCGACGTCATCGTGTACCATAGGGTTGGTAGGCTGAAACCCGGAGACACGACGATATACATCCTCGTGGCCGCCCGCGACCGCAAAACCGCCTTCGAAACCGCCCGCAGCATCCTAGAGGAGGTGAAGCACCAGGCCCCCATATTCAAGCTAGAGAGGCGCGCGGATGGAGACTACTGGGTGATGGGCGATGGCGTACGGGTACGCCGGGAACATGGAGAGGTACGATAG
- a CDS encoding alkaline phosphatase family protein, protein MSVSKGRFQHRVLMLGIDGLSVDVYKALRGHGYLRSLSQLESRGVTGSVPMVPPFTPPMWTSIVSGVNPGKHGIYYFFLTDEVGRPIRVHMATDVMRPRIHDIVSYHGGESLVVNLPFSSWPLIPFRGALISDWLSPRDYAKPEWLNELYKKVLGEVSREYSKRSEICGLLAHDMALIETVARASRRGLLKDKAYVFIMMRFVDAIVHGHPDEIYNPRDDCLRHVLGAFDELMEEVLIPEFMDNGLILIVSDHGVDRASYRVSIPRILYDYGLVKIRLKKVSESLARETGGKEPLVARLVNMLMRNRITGKIVTRIGRKVMTWFPRLRRVAVHVERPTIDEENSPVVMPHEWSMGIYVNTRVVDDVKSVVERVREALEEFQRETGHHFAYSIDLGRGGIFHGPYVNRAPHIVVSPRRGYSLASANIYAPPVDPVDGRIGDHHPANMHLVVAPSGDPMLEEAARHIKEPWDYAVIALLALGLPLPHDTDSRLCERLGIKCEYTNYNTRYMISRRLAMKTGSGVPH, encoded by the coding sequence ATGAGTGTGTCCAAGGGAAGGTTCCAGCATCGCGTGTTGATGCTCGGAATTGATGGTCTCTCTGTGGATGTTTACAAGGCTCTACGGGGTCACGGGTACCTACGCTCGCTCTCGCAGCTAGAGTCTCGCGGTGTAACAGGTTCTGTTCCAATGGTGCCTCCATTCACGCCGCCGATGTGGACGAGTATAGTTAGTGGCGTGAACCCGGGTAAGCATGGCATCTACTACTTCTTTCTGACCGACGAAGTAGGGAGACCGATACGCGTGCACATGGCGACAGATGTGATGCGCCCCAGGATACACGATATAGTATCTTACCATGGTGGTGAGAGTCTAGTTGTAAACCTACCGTTCTCCTCGTGGCCCCTCATACCATTCCGTGGTGCGCTGATATCCGATTGGCTCTCTCCCAGGGATTACGCCAAGCCAGAGTGGCTCAACGAGCTGTACAAGAAGGTCCTTGGCGAAGTCTCGAGAGAGTACTCGAAGCGCAGCGAAATATGCGGTCTACTCGCTCACGATATGGCGCTGATAGAGACGGTGGCTCGTGCATCGCGAAGAGGCCTGTTGAAAGACAAGGCGTACGTGTTCATAATGATGCGGTTTGTGGATGCAATTGTGCATGGCCATCCCGACGAGATCTACAATCCGCGTGACGATTGCCTAAGACACGTGTTAGGGGCATTCGACGAGCTTATGGAGGAGGTTTTGATCCCAGAATTCATGGACAATGGGCTCATCCTCATCGTGAGTGACCATGGTGTCGACAGAGCCTCTTATCGAGTATCGATACCGAGGATACTCTATGACTACGGGCTCGTCAAGATCCGGCTCAAGAAGGTGTCTGAGAGCCTTGCTAGAGAAACAGGAGGCAAGGAGCCGCTGGTAGCGCGCCTTGTAAACATGCTAATGAGGAACCGGATCACGGGCAAGATTGTGACGCGCATCGGAAGAAAGGTGATGACATGGTTCCCGCGGCTCCGCAGGGTTGCAGTGCACGTCGAGAGGCCCACCATCGACGAAGAGAATAGCCCCGTGGTGATGCCTCACGAGTGGAGTATGGGAATCTATGTGAACACTAGAGTAGTGGATGACGTGAAAAGCGTTGTTGAAAGGGTAAGGGAGGCTCTCGAGGAGTTTCAGCGCGAAACCGGGCATCACTTCGCCTATAGTATCGACTTGGGCCGCGGAGGCATATTCCACGGTCCCTATGTAAACCGTGCGCCACACATCGTAGTGTCGCCGAGGAGAGGGTACAGCCTGGCCTCCGCGAACATCTATGCGCCGCCAGTAGACCCGGTTGATGGCCGTATAGGGGACCACCATCCGGCGAACATGCACCTAGTGGTAGCGCCCAGTGGAGACCCGATGCTAGAAGAGGCGGCACGTCACATCAAAGAGCCGTGGGACTATGCTGTTATTGCGCTTCTTGCACTTGGTTTGCCCTTGCCGCACGACACGGACTCTAGGCTCTGCGAGAGGCTCGGCATAAAATGCGAGTATACCAACTACAATACGAGGTACATGATATCGCGTAGGCTAGCAATGAAAACCGGCAGTGGTGTCCCACACTAA
- the leuS gene encoding leucine--tRNA ligase has product MNEFAELLVKIADKWRARWEEAKVFEADPNPEKPKFFVTAAFPYPNSPQHIGHGRTYTIADVYARYKRLRGFNVLFPMGFHYTGTPIITMAEAIAEGDKELIDIMVNVYGVPKEDLEKLKDPLQLARYFHEDIKAGMKEMGYSIDWRREFTTVDPEFKKFVVWQFERLRSKGLLTRGTHPVGWCPKHEMPVGMHDTKNDVEPEIGEFTLIKFIDDEGRVYPAATLRPETVFGVTNVWVNPRAEYVEVDVDGERWVVSKRAAFKLRYQRRRVEVIRELKGEELLGKRLLNPATGRKVPILPATFVDPDTATGIVMSVPAHAPFDYAALRDLLESEQGRELLEKLGVDSSELEPIPVISVRGYKEVPAKQIVEDMGITSQEQRKLLEEATKKLYSDEYHHGVMRSDIIGLALRHLPEEYRRYAIAAVKAWIAEKPVPEAREATKKWLEAIGYADIMYEVMNKPVYCRCGTEIVVKVLEDQWFINYGDPEWKKLAREALARMRIVPPEMREEFEKTIDWLHERACARTRGLGTELPWAKGWIIESLSDSTIYMAFYTVIHKIRKYGLQPEQLTVNFWDYVLLGSGDPKKVSKETGIPVEVLKELREEFEYWYPLDSRHSARDLVPNHLTFFIFNHAAIFPREKWPRQIVVNGLVLLAGKKMSKSLRNIIPLRKAIRVYSPDVMRASLIVGAELLQDVNFTHGLAMSVLGRLQRIYDIAKSVVSLERRRPEQLTLADRWLLSRLQYHKERVTNAYENLRLREAGIILLYEMVEDVNRYLEVRGTTPEAAWVLRKYLTEWIVMLSPITPFIAEELWQMLGGEGFVSTAKWPKIEEELRDPQAELAFQYVRRLVDDARDILRVLKSKPRVMKIVIVPREEWSLLKKAVTAASERKPQREFIQEVLAEVDDPKLRKEVAMKARKLYEFAMSLDDYTRRLIAEAEALDEKHVIEELVGVIQKAVGVEKIEVMETVEAEGKVPPAKIKAALPMRPAIVFE; this is encoded by the coding sequence ATCAACGAGTTCGCCGAGCTGCTGGTGAAGATAGCTGATAAGTGGAGGGCACGCTGGGAGGAAGCCAAAGTATTCGAGGCTGACCCCAACCCCGAGAAGCCCAAGTTCTTCGTCACAGCCGCGTTCCCCTATCCCAACAGCCCACAACACATAGGCCATGGTAGAACCTACACCATAGCCGATGTCTACGCGAGGTACAAGCGGCTACGCGGTTTCAACGTCCTGTTCCCGATGGGCTTCCACTATACTGGCACCCCGATAATCACGATGGCCGAGGCTATCGCCGAGGGTGATAAGGAGCTCATAGACATAATGGTGAATGTATACGGCGTGCCTAAGGAGGACCTTGAGAAGCTAAAGGACCCGCTACAGCTAGCCAGGTACTTCCACGAGGATATCAAGGCCGGCATGAAGGAGATGGGGTATAGCATAGACTGGAGGAGGGAGTTCACAACAGTAGACCCGGAGTTCAAGAAGTTCGTGGTTTGGCAGTTTGAGAGGCTGCGCTCTAAGGGCCTGCTGACTCGCGGTACTCACCCCGTCGGCTGGTGCCCGAAGCACGAGATGCCTGTTGGCATGCATGACACGAAGAACGATGTTGAGCCCGAGATAGGCGAGTTTACCCTCATAAAGTTCATTGACGATGAGGGTAGAGTCTACCCGGCGGCCACGCTACGCCCTGAGACAGTCTTCGGCGTGACCAATGTGTGGGTCAACCCGAGGGCCGAGTATGTCGAGGTGGATGTTGACGGCGAGCGGTGGGTAGTGAGTAAGAGGGCTGCGTTTAAACTACGTTATCAGAGGCGCCGTGTAGAGGTAATCCGGGAGCTGAAGGGCGAGGAGCTGCTGGGTAAGAGGCTTCTGAACCCCGCTACTGGCAGGAAGGTCCCGATACTCCCAGCCACATTCGTGGATCCCGACACTGCTACCGGCATAGTGATGAGCGTCCCTGCGCACGCGCCATTCGACTATGCTGCTCTGCGCGACCTCCTTGAGAGCGAGCAGGGTAGGGAGCTTCTCGAGAAGCTTGGTGTCGATTCCTCGGAGCTAGAGCCTATTCCAGTGATAAGCGTGCGAGGCTACAAGGAGGTACCCGCTAAGCAGATAGTCGAGGATATGGGCATAACCAGCCAGGAACAGCGCAAGCTACTCGAAGAGGCGACAAAGAAACTCTACAGCGATGAGTACCACCACGGCGTGATGAGGAGCGATATTATCGGCCTGGCTCTTCGCCATCTGCCAGAGGAGTATCGCCGTTATGCCATTGCCGCCGTGAAGGCCTGGATAGCTGAGAAGCCGGTACCAGAGGCCCGCGAGGCTACCAAGAAGTGGCTAGAGGCCATAGGCTACGCCGACATAATGTACGAGGTTATGAACAAGCCTGTCTATTGCCGCTGTGGCACCGAGATAGTTGTCAAGGTGCTCGAGGACCAGTGGTTCATAAACTATGGCGACCCCGAGTGGAAGAAGCTCGCCCGCGAGGCACTTGCAAGAATGAGGATAGTCCCGCCGGAGATGCGCGAGGAGTTCGAGAAGACCATAGACTGGCTGCATGAGAGGGCCTGCGCGAGAACAAGAGGCCTCGGTACAGAGCTGCCATGGGCTAAGGGCTGGATAATAGAGTCTCTAAGTGACTCAACAATCTATATGGCGTTCTACACCGTCATACACAAGATAAGGAAGTATGGTCTGCAGCCAGAGCAGCTCACCGTGAACTTCTGGGACTATGTGCTCCTTGGGAGCGGTGACCCCAAGAAGGTGTCGAAGGAGACCGGTATACCTGTAGAGGTGCTTAAGGAGCTACGTGAGGAATTCGAATACTGGTATCCGCTCGACTCGAGGCACAGCGCCCGCGACCTAGTGCCAAACCACCTGACATTCTTCATCTTCAACCACGCAGCTATCTTCCCGAGAGAGAAGTGGCCACGCCAAATCGTGGTTAACGGTCTCGTGCTGCTAGCGGGCAAGAAGATGAGCAAGAGCCTACGCAACATAATACCACTGCGCAAGGCTATACGCGTCTACAGCCCAGACGTCATGAGAGCCTCGCTGATCGTCGGCGCCGAGCTGCTGCAGGATGTTAACTTCACCCACGGTCTCGCTATGAGCGTGCTGGGTAGGCTCCAGAGGATATACGATATCGCGAAGAGCGTTGTCAGCCTAGAGCGGAGGCGCCCCGAGCAGCTCACGCTAGCAGATAGGTGGCTACTCTCCAGACTACAGTACCACAAGGAGCGCGTAACGAACGCGTATGAGAATCTTAGGCTGAGAGAGGCAGGCATAATACTACTCTACGAGATGGTCGAGGACGTCAACCGCTACCTCGAGGTGCGTGGCACGACGCCAGAGGCCGCATGGGTGCTCCGCAAGTATCTCACCGAGTGGATTGTCATGCTCTCGCCGATAACCCCGTTCATAGCTGAGGAGCTGTGGCAGATGCTGGGTGGCGAAGGCTTCGTATCAACCGCCAAGTGGCCAAAGATAGAGGAGGAGCTACGCGACCCGCAGGCCGAGCTCGCCTTCCAGTATGTCAGGCGCCTGGTGGATGACGCACGCGATATACTGAGGGTCCTCAAGTCCAAGCCACGTGTGATGAAGATAGTGATAGTGCCACGCGAGGAGTGGAGCCTGCTGAAGAAGGCTGTGACAGCCGCCTCTGAGAGGAAGCCGCAACGCGAGTTCATCCAAGAGGTACTGGCCGAAGTTGACGATCCTAAGCTCCGTAAGGAGGTTGCCATGAAGGCGCGCAAGCTATACGAGTTCGCAATGAGCCTAGACGATTACACTAGGAGGCTCATAGCCGAGGCTGAGGCGCTAGACGAGAAGCACGTGATAGAGGAGCTGGTTGGCGTCATACAGAAGGCTGTTGGCGTCGAGAAGATAGAGGTCATGGAGACTGTTGAGGCGGAGGGCAAGGTGCCACCCGCCAAGATAAAGGCCGCACTCCCAATGAGACCCGCGATTGTATTCGAGTAG
- a CDS encoding P-loop NTPase produces the protein MSNVETLSIDPRLAGARLMLSKVKRIVLVMGSKGGVGKTLIATLLALQAARLGLRVGLLDLDVTGPSAHVVLGVDPRGVQPEEREGVVPPEVARGLRFMSIVFYTWGRPTPLRGESVDEVIKEVLAVTNWGELDLLVVDTPPGLRDETLDVLEYLPNPHVVAVTTPSKLAQAGVERLLALLAEQRVPRYLVENMARNGGVAKQLAERYGAEYLGVVGYDPSVEDAIGSIEKLLATRVARDVERVTRSLLGKLGLA, from the coding sequence GTGAGTAACGTGGAGACCCTGAGCATAGACCCTAGGCTTGCTGGAGCGAGACTCATGCTCTCCAAGGTTAAGAGGATAGTGCTTGTCATGGGCTCTAAGGGTGGGGTGGGGAAGACCCTAATTGCGACGCTGTTAGCCCTCCAGGCGGCAAGGCTCGGCCTGAGAGTAGGCCTACTGGACCTAGATGTGACGGGCCCATCGGCTCACGTCGTGCTAGGTGTAGACCCTAGGGGCGTCCAGCCGGAGGAAAGGGAGGGCGTAGTCCCCCCGGAGGTTGCCAGAGGTCTACGTTTCATGTCGATCGTGTTCTACACGTGGGGCAGGCCTACACCCCTACGTGGCGAGTCCGTCGACGAGGTAATCAAGGAGGTACTGGCGGTCACTAATTGGGGCGAGCTAGACCTCCTGGTGGTCGACACGCCGCCGGGCCTCCGCGACGAGACACTAGACGTACTCGAGTACCTACCCAACCCCCATGTCGTTGCCGTAACGACACCCTCGAAGCTAGCACAGGCTGGCGTCGAGCGTCTACTAGCGCTGCTAGCGGAGCAGAGGGTACCGCGCTACCTAGTGGAGAACATGGCTAGGAACGGTGGCGTGGCGAAGCAGCTAGCCGAGCGTTACGGCGCCGAGTATCTAGGCGTAGTGGGGTACGATCCGAGCGTAGAGGACGCCATCGGCAGTATAGAGAAGCTGCTGGCGACGCGTGTGGCTAGGGACGTGGAGCGTGTCACGCGCTCGCTGCTAGGGAAGCTTGGCCTAGCATAG
- a CDS encoding hydrogenase/urease maturation nickel metallochaperone HypA: MVNAILAEIERVVKQGYNVEEVVVYLGELQNADREVIESYLKRLAPEIAPGVRVRSEVEKARFRCRVCGSEWSLQDLDLDEDIREAVHFVPEAIYSFAKCPRCGSRDFEIVSGRGVRLSLKVSRGEG, from the coding sequence ATCGTTAACGCGATACTAGCTGAGATCGAGAGGGTGGTGAAGCAAGGGTATAACGTAGAAGAGGTTGTGGTATACCTCGGCGAGTTGCAGAACGCCGACCGCGAGGTAATCGAGTCGTACCTCAAGAGGCTTGCACCCGAAATAGCGCCTGGGGTACGCGTGCGCTCTGAGGTTGAGAAGGCTAGGTTTAGGTGCAGGGTTTGCGGCAGTGAATGGAGTCTCCAAGACCTAGACCTCGACGAGGATATACGCGAGGCGGTACACTTCGTACCCGAGGCTATCTACAGCTTCGCTAAGTGTCCTCGCTGCGGGAGCCGGGACTTCGAGATAGTCTCGGGCCGCGGTGTCAGACTCTCCCTAAAGGTCAGCCGTGGCGAGGGGTAG
- a CDS encoding DNA-directed RNA polymerase: MARVNQGEESALYMVARVEDVVRIPPSLFHLPLKEAALRVLRQKYEGRVDRELKAIIITVLNVDVEEMGRIIPGDGGTWHRATFDLLLFRPEQNEVVEGRVVEVVEHGIFVDLGPLDGYIHVSHISQRRVTIDVANGIVIEEGTNRVLRRNDVVRAKVQAVSFRVRPHQRPRVSLTMRGWLLGKLEWIEEELKKSGALPEAKG, translated from the coding sequence GTGGCGCGTGTCAACCAGGGTGAGGAAAGCGCCTTGTACATGGTTGCGCGTGTAGAGGATGTCGTGAGAATCCCGCCAAGCCTCTTCCACCTGCCGTTGAAGGAGGCAGCGTTGCGAGTGCTCAGACAGAAGTATGAGGGGCGCGTAGACCGCGAATTAAAAGCAATTATAATCACTGTTCTTAATGTTGATGTGGAAGAGATGGGGCGTATAATCCCGGGTGACGGCGGAACCTGGCACCGTGCGACATTCGATCTGCTCCTGTTCCGCCCAGAGCAAAACGAGGTTGTCGAAGGGCGTGTTGTCGAGGTGGTCGAGCACGGTATATTTGTGGATCTTGGGCCACTCGACGGCTATATACACGTTTCGCACATCTCGCAGCGCAGAGTCACCATTGACGTCGCCAACGGTATTGTGATAGAGGAGGGTACGAATAGGGTACTTCGCAGGAATGACGTCGTGAGGGCTAAGGTGCAGGCAGTGTCGTTCAGAGTCAGGCCGCACCAGAGGCCAAGAGTGAGCCTCACGATGAGAGGGTGGTTGCTAGGTAAGCTAGAATGGATTGAAGAGGAGTTGAAGAAGAGTGGTGCATTACCCGAAGCGAAAGGATGA
- a CDS encoding class I SAM-dependent methyltransferase yields MDNKDVLEKAYRIVDWGDNPWSYKGKERYLRAIREFERLASHPWLAELLNNDSLSILDVGAGRGIGGVALAKVLMRRSVKVKLVMVDLREDAIEDARRFAREENVEAEAYVMDALDAYKLGRFDIVLMYGAILAHFNEWDMPRLFASAANALKDDGVIIIEEMDRVDMIFRKGFKEIIVENTDLEQLSISFHVRYDLITGSYYRAFVRLKDFEATILPLNFRSIAHIASTLWLFTKDVDIIPTEEESLYFVLGKEPRRAINPEGLMEDPTILKRGKPWIKSKENRIKG; encoded by the coding sequence TTGGACAACAAGGATGTACTTGAAAAGGCGTATAGGATAGTCGACTGGGGAGATAATCCTTGGTCTTACAAGGGTAAGGAGAGGTACCTTAGAGCTATTAGAGAGTTTGAACGCCTTGCCAGCCATCCATGGCTGGCTGAGCTACTCAATAACGATAGTCTCTCGATTCTGGATGTTGGCGCTGGTAGAGGCATTGGTGGCGTTGCATTAGCAAAGGTGCTCATGAGGAGAAGCGTAAAGGTCAAGCTAGTGATGGTTGACTTGCGCGAGGATGCCATAGAGGATGCACGACGCTTCGCCCGGGAGGAGAACGTAGAGGCCGAAGCGTATGTCATGGATGCTCTAGACGCGTACAAGCTTGGTAGATTCGATATAGTCTTGATGTATGGTGCTATTCTGGCGCACTTCAATGAATGGGATATGCCCAGGCTGTTCGCATCAGCAGCCAATGCTCTAAAAGACGATGGCGTGATCATCATAGAGGAGATGGACAGGGTGGACATGATATTCAGGAAAGGGTTCAAAGAGATAATAGTTGAGAACACTGACTTAGAGCAGCTCAGTATATCATTCCACGTTAGGTACGATCTCATCACGGGGTCATACTATCGGGCGTTTGTTAGACTAAAAGACTTCGAGGCAACCATACTACCATTAAACTTTAGGAGCATAGCGCACATCGCGTCAACCCTATGGCTATTCACCAAGGACGTAGACATCATACCCACCGAGGAAGAATCATTGTACTTTGTACTCGGTAAGGAGCCTCGAAGGGCGATAAACCCAGAAGGTCTAATGGAAGATCCAACGATACTCAAACGAGGAAAACCATGGATTAAAAGCAAGGAGAACAGAATTAAAGGCTAG
- a CDS encoding HesA/MoeB/ThiF family protein — MAYGYAGNMERYDRQLRLWGREAQEKLRQATVLVVGVGGLGSIASLYLTLAGVGHLILVDRDAVEPSNLNRQVLYTEEDIGKPKALVAAERLSKLNPDVRIEAHVATVSRETIEPLVKRADVVIDGLDNWSARLVLDELCWKHRKPFVHAGIHGMYGQLTTIIPGKTPCLRCIVRNPRDPQRPIPVVGVTPGVVGTLAATEAIKLITGYGETLAGHLLIIDLANMEFTKIKLEVSNECIEACEKIA; from the coding sequence ATGGCGTACGGGTACGCCGGGAACATGGAGAGGTACGATAGGCAGCTACGCCTCTGGGGCCGCGAGGCACAAGAGAAACTCCGCCAGGCGACGGTGCTCGTAGTCGGCGTCGGCGGGCTAGGCTCGATAGCCTCGCTCTACCTGACACTCGCCGGAGTCGGCCACCTGATACTGGTAGATAGGGACGCTGTTGAGCCATCAAACCTCAACCGCCAGGTGCTCTACACCGAGGAGGATATCGGCAAGCCAAAGGCGCTAGTAGCCGCCGAGAGACTATCAAAGCTCAACCCCGACGTTAGGATAGAAGCCCACGTGGCAACAGTATCCAGGGAGACCATAGAGCCCCTCGTCAAGAGAGCAGACGTCGTGATAGACGGCCTGGACAACTGGTCCGCGAGGCTAGTGCTAGACGAGCTCTGCTGGAAACACCGCAAACCCTTCGTGCACGCAGGCATCCACGGGATGTACGGCCAGCTAACCACAATCATACCAGGCAAAACCCCCTGCCTGCGCTGCATCGTACGCAACCCACGCGACCCACAACGACCCATACCGGTCGTCGGCGTCACACCCGGCGTAGTAGGCACGCTAGCAGCAACAGAAGCAATCAAACTAATAACAGGGTACGGCGAGACACTCGCAGGCCACCTCCTCATAATAGACCTAGCAAACATGGAGTTCACAAAGATCAAACTAGAGGTCAGCAACGAGTGCATAGAGGCTTGTGAGAAGATAGCTTAG
- a CDS encoding antitoxin family protein produces MSRVIKAVYEKGVLRPLEKLDLPEGVRVRLRIEGIYGLLKDWRVETPRS; encoded by the coding sequence ATGAGTAGGGTTATCAAGGCTGTGTATGAGAAGGGTGTACTGCGTCCATTGGAGAAGCTTGATCTGCCCGAGGGTGTCCGGGTGAGGCTGAGGATTGAGGGGATTTATGGCCTTCTAAAGGACTGGAGGGTGGAGACCCCAAGAAGCTAA